Part of the Zea mays cultivar B73 chromosome 4, Zm-B73-REFERENCE-NAM-5.0, whole genome shotgun sequence genome is shown below.
GATTTATAAGCCATCAATCAGTTAGTGAAAGATAATACCCAAGAGCTATACCCAGGGTGTAAGAAGTTCTCAAAGTTGCATTTCTTAATAAGAATTCTTCATTTGAAATTGCTTGGAGGGTGGACAGATAAAAGTTTTGATATGCTACTAGATCTACTAATGGAGGCTTTCCCTGATGGCTTGGCATTGCCAAAAAATTTCAATGAAGCAAAGAAAGTAATTAAGTGTCTAGGACTTGGGTATATCAAAATTGATGCATGTGAAAATGATTGCATTTTGTTTAGGAAGGAGTATGCTAATTGTGATGCATGTCCCACATGTGAAAGGTCACGCTGGAAATCAAAAAGGAGAAGTTTAAATGGAAAACGTGTACACAAGGTTCCATGCAAAGTTCTTCGCTATTTTCCAATAAAAAGAAGGCTTCAGAGGTTATTTCTATCATCTAAGACAGCAAGTGACATGAGGTGGCACGATGAGGAGCGTATACAAGATGGATTACTAAGGCATCCTGCAGATTCACCTCTCTAGAAGGATTTTGACCAAAAGCACCCAGTGTTTGCTTCTGACAGTCGCAACATTAGACTTGCTTTAGCTACAGATGGTTTTAATCCGTTTAGGTCCATGAATGTTAGCTATAGCATTTGGCCTATTATTCTCATCCCATATAACTTTGCACCATGGTTGTGTATGAAGCAAACAAATTTCATTATCTCATTGCTGATTCCGGGCCGTAGATCTCCTGGTAGTGATATAGATGTTTATTTTGAGCCACTAATTGATGATCTGCTAGATATGTTTGTTGAAGGGGTGAGAACATACGATTCTGCAAAGCATGAGTATTTTCAATTACGTGCTGCAATAATATGGACCATATCTGATTATCCAGGCCTAGGGTACATTGCAGCATGTACTACATCAGGTGAAGTAGCATGTATTGAATGCCACTCATATACATGTTCTCTACGATTGAAACAAGGTACAAAAAATTGTTATATGGAACACCGTAGATTCCTGGGCCCAAACCATCCATATAGATTTGATCTAGATTCGTTTGATGGTAAAGTTGAGGACAGGCCAGCGCCTAGACCACTTTCTGGAGAGGAAGTTTTATTGCAAACAGAGAATATGCACACAGTGCATGGGAAAGGTTGCCAACATAAAAAGAAAGCAAAAAAGAAGGAAGGGGAGCCTACTATCATATGGAAAAGGAGGTCTATTTTTTTTAGGCTTCCATATTGGAAGGATTTAATGTTACGACATAATTTAGATGTCATGCATATCGAGAAGAATGTGTGTGATAACATTGTCAACACCCTCCTAGGCATTCAACGAAAGTCCAAGGATAACTTGAAATATCGTTTGGATCTTCAGTCCCTAGGCATTCGAACTGAGCTTCATCCTATTCCAGTGGGTGACAAGTTATATTTACCACCAGCATCATATACAATGAGTGCGTCCGAGAAGACGTTATTTTGTGAGGTACTGAAAGGAGTAAAATTTCCAGATGGATATGCATCAGATATAAGAAACAATGTGGATGTGAAGGAGAAGAAGCTTGTTGGGCTAATGAGCCATGATAACCATGTTTTGATACAGTATTTACTCCCACTTGCTGTGAGAAGGATTTTACCAGAAATAGTTAGTGCTGCACTTATTCGTGTGAGCAATTTTTTCAAGCAAATCTATTCGCCAGTTATTCGTATAAGCGATATGCATAAGCTAGAGTCAGAAATAGCTGagactctaagcattcttgagaCTATATTCTTGCCATCCTTTTTTGATATTATGGTACACTTAATGGTTCATCTCCCTACTCAAGTCAGAATTGCTGGCCCTGTTCAATTTCGTAATATGTACCCAGTGGAGAGGTAAATTTTAAAATATTTTAGCAATAAATTAAACTTAGTTTTACTCAAAGGAAGGTTTAACATATATGCCATTTCTGCTTTATAGCAGACCCATTCAGAACTACTTTATTGGGTAAGCTAGGGGGCAACAGAGAAATACTTCCTGGCAACTGAAAGCCTCCAGCAAAATCTGGTTCTGGTTGTTTCATATAACCGCCTTTACATGGTACATGTTGAGCATCACTACAACTGGCAACGCCCAATAGGTTTCCCACTTGATCATCAGCTGAAACATCACGTGTTGGAATGGCACGGCTGTTCTTGTGCGTTGTTCTAGACGTACGAGAAGGACGCAATCCACCAGGAAAAACAAACAAAgggatttcttttctttttacatGGGACACTTCAATGTCCATTCCTTCTTTCCGGTGTTGATATGCACAAATAGTATTCTTAAACTCATTTACAATTCCCCTGATGTCGAATTGCTCAGTTTCTTGAGCTTGGGTAGTTTGTTTTCTCCAAAGACCCATGTTTGCCGTGTGGGTCAGCCATGCACTGCTGGCACTTAATATTACTGTTGTGTGGGTAGTTTATATTACAGCTATATTACTGCTTGAAATTTCTGCTGCTTCACTGGCAATTGGTTGACTGCTTTAATTTCTGAACCTTAAGTTTTAATGTTTTCATTTCTTTGAGTGTAGACAAGGACATTAGCAGCTTCAACTAATGGACCTACTTTGCGATCAAGGACTGAAAGGGATATTGTTGATGAAGAATCTGAAAACCCCATCAATGATGAAGGTAAAAATCAAACAAACTTTAAATTTATTGTAGCAATTTTGAAAATAGTTATGAACAAAGGTTTTCATCTGTTTTATCTCCTGTAATAAGCAGAGCAACCTATTGGGCATCGAAATATAAAGAAAGGAAGGGGCCCAACCTTGAAGAAGAACATATATTCAAGTAGTGGTGGGCCTAAAATCTGCATTACCCTTAATGAATATGGACAACTAGTTGGTAGGAACAGCAAAGAGTTTGGTAATTTCATAGGAACTTTGGTGAGGAAAAATATCCCGGTTTCTTGTGAGGATTGGAGACTAGTTGATTCTAAAAAGAAGTTTGAGTTATGGACAAAAGTGAAGGTAATCTGATTTAGTGAGATAATTTGTCTTAGCCTATTGTCAGTAGATTTGGTAAGCAACTACATTTTTGTTGAAACAGGAATACTATGAAGTGGATGAATCTGGTATAGATTATGTTATAACATCTGCAGCAAAAAAGTGGAGAGAGTTTAAGGCTGACCTAAAGAACAAATATTTTGATGAAACATTGAGTTTTGAAGAGCTTATTGCTAAAAGGGATGAAAGGGTGAAAGAATCTGATTGGGAGTGGTTGATAACTTATTGGATGTCTCCAGAAGCCGAGGTACATGCTGATTTGTTTTTAATTCTTTTTTGAGATATAAACCTTCATTAAACTTTTGTATTAATGAATTTGTATTATTGTTTTGATATATTCATATTTATGTTGTAGGTTCGTACAAACAGAGGTAAAGATAACCGTTCAAAGCTGACTATGTCGCATGCAGCTGGCAGCAAGAGTTATGCTCGTGTGGGGCATGAACTGGTAAAAAAAATTATAATCACTAGTTTGtataatcattagtttaatttaTGAAAAATCTAGTCAATTACTGGACCAAATCATTTTTTCTTGTAGGCCGAGCAACAAGGATGCCCTGCGAGAAGAGATGAAATATATGTTAGAACACACACGCGTAAGAACAAAGAAGGGGATATTGTGCCTCCACCTGGAGCAGAAATATTCATTGTGAGTACACATATttttgatttatgtaataattaaaATATAAGTGAACAAAATATAACATATGTGTGGTCCTCTTAAGAATAAATTTGAAGAAGCTGTTGCTGAGAACCCAGAACTGAAGGACAGAAGTATTGAAGATGGTGATTTATATGCACATGTTTTTGGAGAGAAAGAACCAAGAGGTCGTATTCGTGGTTTAGGCTTAGGACCAACTCCACAAGATGTAGGCACCCCTGGAACTCAAATGAAAATATCAACAAAGCTTCAAATGGCATTGCAAGCTCATAGTCAGTCTGAGCAAGAGGTTAGAGCCTTAAGACAGGATATGAATCAAATGAAAGAAAAAATGGATCAAATTTATCAAATGATGGTAGCAGCTCAAGGGGTGAAACATATAGAAAGCCCATCACAACATGGGTCTAATTCTCGACAGGTGATATAATATTGCATATGTTTAGTCAGTGTAGCATATATCGAGCAGTTCGCCGTCTATCCAGTTAATTAGGCTTGTTTCCTTTATCTCACTAACactttttccctttttatttttctttagaaCTCAAGGGTGCATCGGTCAGATGAGGTGGCACATGATTACAATGGTAATGACTATTCACAAAATATGGTTGAAGATGACTTGCAGCTTACTAGGCGAGTTGCAAGCACTGTGGGTCGTCTAAGGAATCGTGAAGATGTTAATACTATTGAAGAGCAAAGTCGCAGGCGAGACATTGCAACAATGGTACCTCAAAGAAATCATGGATCACCTTAAAATGCAGACGATAATCATGTAATTTCTCATCTATCACTTCATATTTATGTTTCATTATTTGAACTTTGTAATCTtacttcacatattttattaggtTGGTAAAGAAGTCATATTATATTCTATGATGAGATCAGAAGTTCCTGTTGCAATAGCAAATATTATCTCAACCGACCCAACCACTAAGGTTGCAGATGTTCCTCTTGGAAGGGAGTTCACACAGGTTTTTGTGACTCGCGTGCTAAAAAGGGAAAGTACTCTGCCACGACCATACTTAGGTGTAGAGAGTATGGGGGATGCTCTTTTTATGCCTGTTGCATGGCCAACAAACAAGGTAATACTACAACCTTGTCTTTTATTTATGTAATTAATGGAACAAGCTTCTAATGTTCTGTATTTTTAGATGGGTCGTAACAAAAAATCAACATTGACCCAAGGTTCTACAGCAGCAAGTAAATATTTTGCCTGAAAATATGTTTTCAGACTCTTGAAATAAATGACATCTAGTTTACAGTAGGTAAATAGTTTACAGTTTACAACAGTTTATAGTTTAGTTTTAGACTTGTATTTTTAGTGAAGGCGCCACTTGTTCTGATCATGATGTGTGGACCAAACTTTCTTGAACCTAGCTAAGTCTGAGTCGGTCTTCCAAGTCTAGGGGTCCCTGTCCAAGTTACTTAGTCTAAGTCAAAATTCCTGACTAGACCTAGGTtagtttcttttctcttttgatgTTTTAGCCATCAATGTACCTGGGATCGATCTTCCTGGGTTCTGTTTTATCAAGATTTGTAACTCAGCCTTCCTGGGATCGATCTTTTATAAAGTTTAGAACCTGAAAGGATTGGTGCTCTGTGTTGGATGGAAGCATAGCCTCAGAACGAGGATAATGGATAGAGAAGCAATTCTGCCTTTTCTTGAAGCAATTCTGCCACATTTTATCGTAACAGTAAGAGTCCCAGGCAAGCACTGAAGAAGCAATTCTGCCTTTTCTTGAAATCGCGGTGGGCCAGACTGTATCAAGTACCGAAGTAGAGGAATAGCCTCTGATGAAGCGACtgattgtgctttaaacacttcagCTGGGCAAGCTGACCAAGcttgcctgagaagatatagggcGCGATTGGTTCCCTTCCCTCTGTAGTCAGGACTACATGTGCCAGCCAGGCCCCTAGTAGCCCTTGCGCTCGTGCAAAGAATCTGTTTGCTTTCTCATACACTATTAGCTTGGTCTGACAGAGTCTTTGTTTGGTTCCCATGATCAGCGAGGCTCCATAGAAACGGATAAAAATCTTGCACAGAGAGAGCCAGGCCCGGCGGAACCTTCTGCACATGCTCAGCCTGGCTAGattgcaagcgcacccaaccaaTCATGTGTGCTTGCACCGGAGGAGCCTAGTTGTCCTTGGTAGAGCTAACCAAACGTGACCATAGCTTTTGGATGAGTGAGCTAACTGTTGTCATACTCCTGAGAGGCACTATGGATATATAGGAGTCCCTTGTCATGCTCGAGAGGCTCTATTTTGTGTCCAACAGTGAGCATGCCTCTTTGAGCCAGTCGGTACGATACTTGTCAAACAATTACCTGATGTCCAAGCAAGCTCATAAGAAGAAAGTTGTGCCCAGATCGCCCCCTGTCTCCTAAATCTCCAAAATCTGTGAAGGAGGTTCTAGAGGAACCAAAGTTCAGTTGTTTGATCTGGATGAGTGAGCTAACTGAAGCGATGTCCTTACATAGAAATTCCATAAATTTCATACTATTTTCTTCATATATTTTCTGCATGCTGTCTCTATTTTGTCTTAATTTTTAATGTCCAAATTCATGTCTCTGTTTTGTCCTCTTCAGAACTTACTCGGTGATCTTTTGGCCCATCTTTGCTAATACCGACAAAGTACGCATGCTGCTGTTGTCAAGGTATAGTATGTGCCCACCTAAATGACTTCATAAAACTCCATCTCTCCATTCACCCTTAAACTTTCATCTAAAGTACACCGAACTTTGTGATTTACTTTCATCTTTGTGATTTACTTTCATCAGCAGTATCACCGAACTTTTTGCAATT
Proteins encoded:
- the LOC103655282 gene encoding uncharacterized protein, whose product is MSASEKTLFCEVLKGVKFPDGYASDIRNNVDVKEKKLVGLMSHDNHVLIQYLLPLAVRRILPEIVSAALIRTRTLAASTNGPTLRSRTERDIVDEESENPINDEEQPIGHRNIKKGRGPTLKKNIYSSSGGPKICITLNEYGQLVGRNSKEFGNFIGTLVRKNIPVSCEDWRLVDSKKKFELWTKVKEYYEVDESGIDYVITSAAKKWREFKADLKNKYFDETLSFEELIAKRDERVKESDWEWLITYWMSPEAEVRTNRGKDNRSKLTMSHAAGSKSYARVGHELVKKIIITSLYNH